ACTCCTAAATAACCATAGTCATTTAGAAGTTCTAAGCAATACTTTCTTTGTGACAAACAAACACCTTGATTTGTATTTAATATTTCAATACCAAGAAAATATTTTAATTTTCCCAAGTCCTTTATCATGAATTTAGACTTCAAAAAGGTTTTGAAATTATCAATTTCAGtcagattattttcagtaataacaatatcatcaacataaacaagtaCTGCAATAAACACATTATCACAATCTTTCACATATAAAGAATAATCACTTTTACTTTGAACAAAACCATTTTCAACCAAAGCAGCATTTAATTTTTCATTCCATTGTCTTGGTGCTTGTTTTAATCCATAAAGAGACTTTGTTAATTTACACACTTTATTCATTCTAACAGAGTCAGAATAGTAGCCTTGAGGCAATGTCATGTAAACTTCTTCATTTAAATCACCATAAAGAAAAGCATTATTGATATCAAGTTGAAAAAGAGGCCAATCATTTTGCACAACAATAGTTATTAAACATCTAACAGTAACATGTTTAACAACAggagaaaaggtttcatcataatctATTCCTTCTTTTTTACTATATCCTTTTTGCATCAATTCTAGCTTTATATCTTTCAATCTCACCATCAGATTTATACttgattctatacacccatttACTACCAACAGGTTTTCTATTAGGTGGAAGATCAGTAATAATTCGGGTATTATTTCTATTAAGAGCTTCAATCTCAGTATTCATGGCTTCAACCCAATTTTTATCTTTAATAGCTTGTTCATAATTTTTAGGTTCATAACTTTTATTCAAATTAAAAACAAAGCACAAATTCTCAGAATTCAGATTAGAGTAATTTACAACTCTATTAATACTATATTTAACTTTATcatcaacaacaaaatcatcaaATTTTTTAGGAAATACTGTGCTTCTGGTAGATCTCCTTAGATTATCAGATGAATTAGTGTTTTGTAAAACAGGAGAATTGCCCTCAGAATGAGAATTTTGTTCACTATCATGAGTTGTTGTAGGACTATGCTTATTAGCATTATCACTACTGCCATCAACATGAGTTGCAGTAGAATTGTGTTCATGATTATGAACATAATCACTACTGCCATCACCATCACTATTAGACCTCTCTTTATCATAGGGACTTGAAGTGTCATTGGTGCTTAAAAACATCTTATCAAAGAAATTTGTCTTTTGTAAATCAATATCATTTTGTTCATCAACGGAAATTTTCATTTTTAAAGgaaaaatagtttcataaaatttcACATCTCTAGAAAAGAAAACACTTTTATTCTCCAAACTGTAAAGTTTATAACCCCTTTTTTTACACTGGAAAAACCAATCAAAACACTTTTAACAGATCTGCTATTAAATTTGTCAGAAGGATTAAGAACAGTAGAAAAACACAAGCAACCAAAGCACAAAATATAAGAGAGGTTAGGTTCAGTTTTGAAAATAAATTCATAAGAAGATTTTCCATTCAGCACAGCAGTGGGAGTCCTATTAATCAAATAGCAAGCAGTTAGCACACAATCAGACCACATATTTAAAGGTAATCCCCCTGAAACATTAAGGCTCTTTCAATATTTAACAAGTGCCTATGTTTCCTTTCAACAACACCATCTTATTGAGGTGTGTATGCACAAGTAGTCTGATGAATAATACCTTTTGTTTTAATAAAATCAGCCATTTTATTATTCAGAAATTCAGTGCCATTGTCAGATCTTATGATCTTAACTTTCTTTGAAAATTGATTTTCAATTAGTTTAACAAAATGAACACATTGTCATAAACATCCTCTTTACTTTTAAGCATATAAATCCAAACAGCTCTTAAGTAATCATCAACAATAGTTAAGAAATACTTGAAACCTTCTTTACTTTGAATTTTAAAAGGACCTCACAGATCTAAATGAATTAAATCACCAAGACTTGTGATTTTCTGTTCACTTAATGAAAAAGGTAATCTAGTTTGTTTAGCCTTATGGCAGATTTCACAAGGTTCAGTAATTAAATCTCCTTTTAAAGAAAGTTTAGTTTTAAGAACATTAAGAACTTGATCTGAAGGATGACCTAACCTAGCATGCCATAATTTACAAGATGCATAACAATTACTCACACAATTATTAGCAGTAAAAGAAGAATCATGAGTATCATCAAAAACATAAAATCCACCATCCTGTTTACCAGTCCCTTTTATTTTCAAGTCCTTCAAATCCTGAATACaacatcttttatcatcaaacctaACACTTAATTTATTATCTTTTGATAATTTGTATACAGACATTAAGCTAACACAATATTCAGGCACAACAAGAACATCAAAAAGTGTGATATGATCATTTATTTTTAAGTTTCCAATACTTTTAATTAATGCTTGAGTACCATTTGGATGTCCAACAGTTAGCTTTAAATCTGAAATATTTACCAAATTGAATAAGCCTTTTTCAGAAAGTGTCATGTGTTGATTAGCACCAGAATCAATAACCCAACCCTTAAAAACATTTTTAGATTGAGAATTAAGAGCATTAAAGTATTTATTAAAATTTGCATTAAACTTTACACTGTAATTAAAGaaacaacacaacaacaacaacaacaaaacccaataccacataagtggtgtatgggagaggtgagatgtagacaatccttccactATCTGAGAATAaagtcaagtcatttctccacctagagtgaaaacactctcaaaagtagagaaaatcatccaTCTCTCTAGATTCAGTTGTTTCATTTATAAGGCTTAAGAGCTTCATCATCTGTTCATTTGAGAAAGAAAGAGGGGAAGAACTTGTACTAGCTTCTTTTAAAGCTGTAGTATTGTTAGAAACACTTTTAAAATTGTTTTGAGATTGATATCCTTGATTTGgcttatagctattattattattattaaagtttctCTTATATCCCGGAGGATATCCAATAATTTCAAAACATCTATCAATGGTATGACCAAGTTTATTGCATTTTTTACATTTTAGATTTTGATTTGGTCCTCTTCCATTATTAAATCTTGAACTACTATTTTTAGAATTCATATCTTTATTAGAAGTTTGAGCAATAAAAGCAGATGTTTGAGGTTTAGTAATCACATTTTCTTTTAGATTTATATTTCTATGTGATTCTTCCCTAGACAAAATAGCATAAGCACTTTTCACATCAGGCAAGGGGTCTCTCAACAAAATATTACTTCTAACAGACATATAGCAATCATTTAAGCCCATTAAAAATtgcattagtttttgtaccttattTTGTTCTTTAATAAATTCACCAGCAGGACAATTACAAACATTACCACAAGTACAAGCAGGACCAGTTATCATACAATCATATTGTTTCCATAAACTATTCAAACCGTGATAATAATCAGATAAACTGTTTTCATTTTGTTTGATAGAATTTATCTTATGATAAAGATTATAAATGATTGAACCATCTATCTTATTGTAAGTTTCTTTTAATTCATTCCATACATGAGGAGCATTAGTAGAGAAAATTTGACCATAATAAAGCTCATCAGAAATCGATCCAGGTATCCATGAAAGAACAACACTATTACACCTATCCCATTGATTTTGAAGAGTAGCATCagtagctgataatgctaaaaacgaacatatatttcatagcattatccttcaagaaagacaagcttttagttgcaattgttctatttacaagtgatattcgtttaaataataaaaggtgaagacaaaagacagattcgaagatttgaagacgcaaatgaccataacgctaaaaagtacaagtacaatccaagtgattcaaattatttgtgagaaacgtctaaaaattgcaagagtacaagccgcaaaacgcaaagtacaagatattaaattgtacgaaaggacgttcgaaaatccggaaccgggacatgaaccaactatcaacgcgcgactcaacggaactgaaattacaagttaactatgccatgaatataatataatatatataattatattaaattatatatatatatatatattatattatattattaaaaaccgtcggcaaactagaaaacaaataaTTATGAGCTGTCCCAggtagccatgcgatcacatggcctggaggaacaaactccatgcgatcgcatggagtaaaaAGTGTGCCAAGGTCCTATAAATTGGAAGTTTGGGCGACGAGTTATTTACACCTTCATCATACATCTCTCTGATCactctctcaaatatatttatatttattttataattataattttaatattaagttaataataataatgttatagtggtgaatgttttaagtttgtaagtcgaaattctgtccgtgtaacactacgcgattaatactcattgtaagttatgtttaacctttttaaattaatgtctcgtagctaagttattattatgtttatttaagccgaagtaatcgtgatgttggactaaatattaagaaggggttattgggctttggaccataattggggtttggacaaaagaccgacacttgtggaaattggactatgggctattaatgggatttatatttgtttaactgaatgatagttcgttaatttaacgtatctataaataaccacatacactcgatcggacacgatgggcgggatatttataaatactaataattgttcatttgaccggacacggagatggattaatagtcaatggactcattaaaacaggggtggattacatacaaggacacttggtgtaattgttaacaacgtattaaaaccttgggttacacgcagtcgataacctggtgtaatcattaacaaaatattaagacctagttacagtttaagtccccaattagttggaatatttaacttcgggtataagggtaatttgacgaggacactcgcactttatatttatgaccgatggactattatggacaaaaaccagatggacatatcaaataaaccaggacaaaggaaatttaacccatggtaataaattaaaatcaacacgtcaaacatcatgattacggaagtttaaataagcataattcctttaaattatatctcatcgtacttttatttaccgtcattttatttatcgtcattttatttatcgtactttaaattattgcacttttatttatcgcacttttatttatcgtcatttactttacgctttaaattaagttatatttatatttaatattttacattaggttttaattgtgacttaaaacataaaattgacaaaccggtcactaaacggtaaaaccccccttttataataataattatattacttatatatattgatactaatatagtttaaaataaatatagcgttaaacttatctgactccctgtggaacgaactggacttactaaaaactacaatactctacgattatgtacactgcttataagtattgtagcaaggtttaggtgtatccattcaataaataaataaataacttgtgtaaaattgtatcgtatttaatagtatttcggagtaaaatataatctatttcgtactacacctcgcacacatcaagtatttttggtgccgctgccggggaactcaacaaCACCAAAGCGAAATGccatattaaaatttttttttagctTTAAGCTatctttgtaaaaatataattttatataagttacaaaaatatataaaaaaatataaaaatatatatctatatttttaagagtttaaattaaaaagttttttttagttacaaaaactaataagttttttttatatatataagttttagttatattatattttctataaaataagaaaataaacaaatcaaagtaaaagtaaaatatatatatatatatatatatataaaacttgaacCTGTCCAATTTGAACCTGCAATTGAACTGAGCCTGcatagccatgcgaccgcatggttttctcgccttaaccccatgcgatcgcatggggtgatcTGACACACCTGACCTGATCCTCGTACAGCATTAATTactgagtattattaattattattattattattattaaacctaattagggttaattattttattatttagtttagtttttaattaatttgtaattttagttttaattagttttattaaattataaattaatacttttataaaataataatataaaaataatatttttataaaaataaataattttttcatttttttatatctttttataaattgtatattttaaacatataattcgtaaattgtatatttatcgttcgtaactagttttaagttatagtttttgccgtagttagtttatatttctagatttttaggttttgccgtaaaatcccttaagtgctttttctttagattaagatttaggcgctttagaattttacgacgtcacttatcgctttagtatttaagagattttagtgcctaattaagttattgccgttttggatatagaattccttttaagccttaatacctttagacgccagttttaatatttagtttttagacttttaagtttcgacgcttttctttcttatccttttatttttcgacgtttttcgacgcactctttttctttctcatttctacgctcaagtttttaggacatagattttatcttcaaaatttcgacgaaaaaattattttaagcggttaaattgatagacatccaaaattttctaattcgtagtaatagttggatttgttagtggcgagttgtgggcttccgatttaaagggtcttggctacctgctgcatctattggctattcaaaacgtgggcaaaattagaaaagtctattaatttgataacttatataattttttttatttttataactaataggatattcagtgaatgcaccgagcaaaacgttcaccacctttcatacgttcaccacctgtaactcgatcaagacatctagccaatatcgtcgccattgatttttctttagaatcatcatctagtcgaccaagtactccaattcaaattttcgataatccattttttgaacccgacctcacaattgagaatccggaggatactcaaggacaattcagagatcctgaaccactaatcattcctcctgaaccacaaattactcatccggagattgtcgaggaagaagccattaaatcataatcccctagtgattcagattcaacaaattcaatcatggaaaatcaggaacctctaagtatggaagatcgaatgagagccacacgcacgggccaaggtcatgcaattactcaaccagacattaatgcaccagattacgaaatcaaaggacaaatcctacacatggtaactaatcaatgtcaatttagtggtacgccaaaagaagatccaaacgaacatcttcgaacctttaataggatctgtactctattcaaaatcagagaagttgaggatgaacagatctatctcatgttatttccctggacttaaaagggagaagtcaaagattggttagaatcgttacctgaaggggcgattgacacatgggatgttttagttgagaaatttcttaaaagattctttccggcatccaaagccgtgagacttcaaggagaaattgttaggttcacacaaaatccaaatgaaactttatatgaagcgtggacaagatttgaaaagttattgagaggatgtcctcaacacgatttagatacttatcaaatagtacaaatattctaccaaggatgcgacattactacacgaaaagacatcgatatagcagcaggtggttccattatgaagaaaaccgcaactgaaggttacaaaattattgataacacagcctcccactcacatgagtggcatcaagaaaaagacatcgttagatcatctaaagcagctagagccgattctagccatgactttgattccatttccgcaaagttagatgctttcgagagacgaatggaaaagatgactaaggatattcacgcaatacgaattagttgtgagcagtgtggaggaccacatttgacaaaagattgtctcagtattgaacaaacaatggaacaaagagagaatgtttcatacataaaccaaaggcctggaaataattatcaaaataattatcaaccgccaagaccgaactataatcaaaatcagaattataactgaaatgttccatacaacaaccaacaaggtcctagcaatcaacaagtatccaataatacttacaactagcaaagacctatttttcaaaataaaccaccacaaaccgatgataaaaagccaaatttagaagatatgatgtcgaagctagttgaatctcaaacgcagtttttcacatctcagaaacaaaccaatgaacaaaatgctcaagcatttagaaatcaacaagcttctattcaaaatctggaacaagaagtgagcaacctagcgagattaattggagaaagaaaaccgggaagtttacctagcggtacaaatgctaacccccgaaatgaaacagctaaagccattaccacaagaagtggtattacacttaaaccacctgaaatacctgtaatttttgatgactctattcctactacacaggcaccacagcctgagcaagataaggaaaaagaaccggtagttgaaaaggttaatgaagatgacacagttaaggcaaagccttatgttaaaccataccaaccaccgcttccttacccgagtaaaatgagaaaagaaagacttgaagccgagcaatccaaattcttggatatgtttaaataaataaatgtaaatctttctttcattgatgtgatttcaggaatgccaagatatgctaaattcttgaaagagctaatcacaaatagaaagaaaatgaaagaactctcggctgttacaatgaatgctaattgttctgtagtgctgttgaataaactaccagaaaaactctcagattcaggaagtttcacaatttcatgttttctcggtagtcttaattcaatagaagcattggcagacttaggtgctagtataaaattaatgccatattcattatacgctaaactagacct
This genomic window from Rutidosis leptorrhynchoides isolate AG116_Rl617_1_P2 chromosome 2, CSIRO_AGI_Rlap_v1, whole genome shotgun sequence contains:
- the LOC139887977 gene encoding uncharacterized protein — encoded protein: MAEQGAITLINKLDFSDPLYLHASDTTTALSATDATLQNQWDRCNSVVLSWIPGSISDELYYGQIFSTNAPHVWNELKETYNKIDGSIIYNLYHKINSIKQNENSLSDYYHGLNSLWKQYDCMITGPACTCGNVCNCPAGEFIKEQNKVQKLMQFLMGLNDCYMSVRSNILLRDPLPDVKSAYAILSREESHRNINLKENVITKPQTSAFIAQTSNKDMNSKNSSSRFNNGRGPNQNLKCKKCNKLGHTIDRCFEIIGYPPGYKRNFNNNNNSYKPNQGYQSQNNFKSVSNNTTALKEASTSSSPLSFSNEQMMKLLSLINETTESREMDDFLYF